The Setaria viridis chromosome 9, Setaria_viridis_v4.0, whole genome shotgun sequence sequence GAACCTTACACTTCCACGCCTAACAAGATTTTAGTCAGATCAAGCTGTGACCATTGTTTCGCCTCTAGCAACCTGAGGAAGTGCTCGGCTTGTCGAGTAACTTGGTACTGCAGCAGCGATTGCCAGGTGCTGGCTCTAGTCTTTTCTGTAGTGGTACATTTCCATTGATTGTGCAGCCACATGCTTCTGTGGTTATGCATGAACGTTCCTCTAGTAATTGCCGTGCTTTTGATgatatgctttttttttttatttcactgAGGAATGCTGTTAGTGCAGAAAGAAGAATGGAAACTGCATCAGCTCGAGTGTAGAGTGATGGCAGCGCTTACGGAGGATAGAAAGAAGATGCTTACTCCTACAATTCGTTTGATGGTGCGGCTGGTACTGAAAAGAAAATTGCAAAATGAGAAGGTATTGGCTGGTTCCATGCTTACCTTTTTATAGATTGAAGTTAAGGCACTTTGTTGTACTATGAGTGGTGTCTCTCAGTCATTCAAATTTCAATTTTTCATATTCATTGTAGTACCTATATGGTAACTTTTTGCCACAAGGACATTTCAAATCTCAAAGAAGTATCTGATGAATTTTATTTTCTGCCAATACCTGCTCTTATCTTGCGAATGCTATAGCTTTGTATGTATGTACACTGTAACTGGTCGTATTGTGTTAACTTGATATGACTTGTATTGCCAGGCCATTCCATCTTCAAACATAGATAACTACTATCTAGTGGAGGCATTGGAGTCTCGTATCCTTTCCTTTATTACATCTGGTTAATGATGAATACAAATATTATGATACATGAGTGTTGGATTGACTTCATACTAACAGATATATCGAAGGTTGATGAAAATCAACTTGTACTCTATGCTCAGATGGCCAATCTTGTGAGCCTGATTCTTCCTTCGCTTGAGCTTGATCTTAAGGAAATTGCACATACTTTTTCGAAGGTAAATTTCCCTAATGTTCCATAATCATGATCACAAATTTTATCATTTTTGCACTTTAAGGTAGCATAGCAATATTTTGGATACTACAGAATACAGATACTCAACTAGGTTCAGTAGTACTCATCATCTTGAACATAGTTGGTTTTAGGTGTTATAATTGACATATTTTGTTTGTAAATGCAAAATCTGTTGAGGGCCTATTTGGATTATTCCTAACTTCCTGGAAAATTAAATTAGAATCTAAGTCACAATCTAAGTCACCAAGGGAATCCTGTAGCTTTATTTGAGTAGAGTAGCAACCTGTATGATACATGTGCTGTTCTCCTGGTCTCTTTTGTACGGCAGCTTGTATGATACATGTGCTGTTAAGCTTATTTCATATCTAGCTCATTTTCAATTGAGCTGTAATCCTTTAGGTGCCACTGAGATGGTACATCATTCCCTCTTGTCACCTTTCTCTTGAAAGTGAGACAGTCATATTGTCAAAATTGTGGAACCTTGTAGCATTGCGATTGCTGATTGTGGTTTTAACTTTGGCATGGCTGTGAGAATTAGTTTACTGGCTCAATGATATTTGTTGATGAATTAATGCTGAATTATTGATTGTCTGCCTCAAATGCAGTTTGCCTGCAATGCTCATACAATATGTGATCCTGAACTTAGACCTCTTGGGACTGGATTGTACCCTGTTATATCTATAATTAACCACAGGTGGTATACTAAGTTTAATGTTTTCTTGTCTAGAATCTTGTCAGATTTGAGCACTTTATAAATCAATGTTGTCTTTTCACCCCCTTATTTTGGCACTTCCAGTTGTGTACCAAATGCAGTTCTGATATTTGATGGTCGGACAGCTTATGTTCGCGCTCTGCAACCTATAGGCAAAGATGAAGAGGTAAGGAATACACCTCTACCTTGTGTCCTAATCATCTAGTGCTTAACTTGCATAGCATGCTTTCGTTCTCCCTTTTTTTCCTTGGCCATTGTTATCTTTCTGGACAACATCAGTTGTGTGTCTGTTGTCAGGTGTCGATAAGCTACATTGAAACTGCAGCAGTCACTAAGAAGAGACAGAATGATCTGAAGCAGTACTTCTTCACCTGCACATGCCCTCGCTGTCTCAAGGTTTTCATTTTGCCTGCCCAGTATTTTCTATCTCTTTCATTGAAAATTAACAAACTCTTGACCTTTGAATTTTCCTTCTATACAATTTCCCCAATATAGGATTCTGAGGAGGATGCTGTACTTGAGAGTTATAGATGCAAGAACCAAGCATGTGATGGCTTTCTACTGCCTGAGTCAGGTTGGTTGCTATGAGCCCATGAAGCTGGAAAATTCTTACTGATGTGCATGGGGAAGAAACAGAAAATTAGCCAAATATCTTATAttagagttgtagaactcatcaTTCATCATAAATCTCACATTCTGTATGTGTCTGACTCTATAGGAGGAAGAAGTTACACATGCCAGAAATGTAGCATTTCCAGAGATGAGGAAGAGATAAAAAAGATGACAAGAGAAATACTACTGTTATCAGATAAAGCGTCTTCATTTGTTTCATTAGGAAGTATCCTTTATCCGGTTGTCCATGATTAAATGCCCATTAGACAAGAAAAAAATTCACAGCTGCAAAATTATTATCGCCTCTATTTATTGCATCTAATAAACTTTTACTACCTTAATAAGGGAAAATAGATACCACTGAAGCAGGTTCTATCTACGAGAAAATTGAGCAGCTAGAGCAGAACCTCTACCATGCTTTCTCAATCACTTTGCTGCACACACGTGAAACATTGCTGAAGGTATATTTCTACCTCTTGTAGGGTCGCAAACCAAGCTGGCTCAAACCAAGCTACACCTTTCTTTCTAAAATTTGTTGTCATCAGATAGGTCCCTGTTCCAAAGTGCTGTCCGCTGTGTCTATAGGATAGGGACCATTGACACTGACCATTCATTTAACTCTGTTCTACTATCTTGTTGATACCAATTGTTGTGCAGGTACATATGGAGTTACAAAATTGGCAGACTGCATTGACGTATTGCAGATTGACAATTCCTGTTTATGAAAGTAAGCCTGCTTTAGTCTTTTCAGAGCAAATTGTAATTCTGTGAGACTATTTTGCACATGaactttctttctgttttatatatcatatttgtgatttgacAGGCTTATTCCACCTAATCAGTAAGAAATCAGATATGATTATGTTCTAATATAAAGGCTCCTTTCCTGTTGTTATACTTAATTCTTGTTTCATCACATCTGCTAGTGCTTTGTTTTAGATCCTAAAATTAGTCAGCCAGAAACATGCATGCTTAAAAGTAAAATGTAGCAATTCAGGATGACCTGGAAAGCTTGCCATGTGGAGATCTATCTATAGTGGAAAGCTATAcccagcaagcaagcaagcacaaGTGCAAAACTGTAAAACCTCATATGATCTCAGCAATTGGAAATTATAGTCTTTggtgaaaaaataaaaacagagaaaacaaaatGAAGTTCCTGTTTCCAGAAAGTAAATGATTTCTCTTCATAGCACATCTCACAGTTTTCTGGATTTCCAATAAAGCATGATTCTGGCTAATATTCTTTACCCGTTCCATCAGGAGTTTATCCACCATCTCATCCAATGATCGGATTACAGTTCTATACTTGTGGAAAGCTTGAATGGTATGCCCTGATAGCCGTCACCTGTTTCTCTCGCACATTAAGATGTATATCATATGATAGTGTTCCTTATCTATTGTAATGTTTGGCTATTACTCTCTTGCGCTTTACTAAAATGGATGCTGTTAATTTTGACAAAAGCTGATCTTAGATGTGACACTGACAGTACAGGATCGTTAAAAGAATTCTAGCAATGTGTTGACATAAATCTGTAACCTTTGATCACGAAAAGTTCACAAGCATCATACCATTTTGTCCAGTGTTCTATGATAGTTTCCTTTTTAAAAATATCCTAATAATTCCTTCTTCATAGGGATCTATTCATGATATTTAAAGTTACATGTTTACATAtagatttttttctttccccATTGTAGGCTGCTCGAGTGCACAGAGGATGCTCTGAAATCTTTAACCAGGGCAGCAGATATACTTGGAATAACACACGGTACAAAATCCCAGTTCATGAAGGAGCTCTTTGGCAAGCTAGAGGAAGCAAGGGCTGAAGTTTCTTTTAAGCTATCCTCCAGTCGTGGGCATGATGAGCAATTTTCATGAGGGACTGCAGGGCAACTATGATGGAAAATAGAGGATAAAAAACATCCTGCTATCTTGGAGACAATGttaaaaaataggaaaacatTGTGGAGACAATGTCTAGGCATATAAATAGCACTGTTGGGATAACAACCTGCTCTTCCCAAGCTTCATTGTGGTGGAAATGGGGATATAGCATCTGGTGTAAAATGgatcatattttttatttaattgtcAACATGTGGCGAGTTGAACTCCATGATATCTTCATGTTCCAAATTGGACAGTCTACTTCACATGTCACAGGAAGAAGCACCAGTATGCGTGAGATTTCACCTTACTTTGTGAGAATCCAAACGCAACTACTGATACTTTCAGACTGGTGAAATAAATTTTGGACCAATTGGACTTTCCTATGCATCAATGTCAGTTTGCATGAGGCATGTTATATATGAGCTATGCTTAAGTATTGGGCCCTGCAACCGTTTCCAACTGGGTTTCCTATGTACGTATCAAATAGAATCTTCAATATTTACATGCATCACGTTGCCTCAGGGAATGTTACGCATAGAGCTGACACCTAGTAAATATATAGTGATGTACTTTTTTAGGACAGTACTGCAAAAAGCGGCATCGTTTAAGATTATTACAATGGAACTCTGTATGCTGGGTCGACCATCTTCAGTACAAACAAATTTCCCTTGTCTCCTCTTGAAACCCTGCGAGCAAAGTGGTCTCTTCCAATTAGCAAATGCTATTACCCAAACTACCAAGCATTAACCACGTTGTCAGTTCTACAAATACCAGAAGtaacatttttattttcaattttcCCCCAATCACTATACAAGGAATAAGGTCAAGAACAACCTTATTCATCAACATTCCGATTCTATATTTAAAGGGTATTCTGGAAAGCTTTCGACTTCCAAACAGGCTATAACTAGACTTATAAGATTGAAAAGCTTCAAGTTTTAGGCAATGGTAGTTCAAGGAGAATGCAAAACCATAATGAAGAATGGATGAGGAAATGGAACAATTATTGTGGGTTCACCACAAGCCATTTGGAGGGGGGAAATAAGCTAACCTGAGCTCTTCATCAAGATAAGTAATTTCTAGTTCACCTTTACCACTTCCAGGTGATTTGATTGGGATCTAATCACAGAGAAGAAAATAACATTAGTGATTTATGAAGCATATTGTAGCCTAGAGATCGAATATGCCATTTCAAGGATCAATTTTGCAATTCTTAAGAACCTTTTGGTGGACAGAACATCGAACATGGCTAAGAGCACGAAAAGTAAAACAAATCAGCAAGGCAAATAAAAGGAGTACATCATGACACAGAATATATATACATGTCAACATCATGGTATTAACACACCGGTGAATTACTatggtaaaactaaaacaaagACAAACATTTCAAGCATGAGCTAGAGAGAAGAATTACTTATAAACTATCTGGTGTAACACCTAAACAACTAATTGAAGGTTAAAAATGTCTTACCAAACTAAATATCTTGAAGTAGTCAAACTTAACTGCCACTCTTCTAGGATTAAGAGGTACCAAGTTGGCAGTAACCTGTAAAAAcaaatgttcgtatatcacgctAACACCATGCTCCAGAGAACCAACAAGCACTAATAAGCACTACCTAGTAAAACAAAATCACCAAAACATCGAGTATACTATTCCATATATATCAGCATCCAAACAGATTTGTATTCAGAGAACACCATATCTAACATGGTCCTTATTCCATATGCTGTTGTGTTCCAACACAACTTCATCCCTCCACTGGTCCTTGTTCATGCCGCGGGGGCTGACTTGAGTCTTTGGGCTCACCGCGGTCACCGCGTTCCTCACAGGAACCGCCTGTTGTTGTGGAGTAGTTTCTTATGTAATACAACTTAGCTACAACTCTCCCCTTTTCCCTCTTTCACAAATTCTGTATGTACAACTTCGCATATTAATACAAATGTTCAGGCCGGCTTCTTGCCTGCCGTAGTTCCCCtcaaaaaaaatatctaacatGGCAACTGTTCAAAGGAAAATATGACATGATTGCACAACAGAAAAACATACAAACATGGAGTTATATAGTTAGCAGGCCAATGCCTACTTGCCAAAATTCCTTGGTCATTACACACCAGAAAGATCTCGGCTACATGCCACAAGAAAGCAGTAAAGCCTATCGTTTCTAAATGAGAACTCTTTGCTTCAGAACAAAGAAAGGAATTGCAGAGTAACGAAAAATAGCTCTTGAAAGTGAAGGTACACTGGAACAAATTCTGGTGAAAATCACCTGATTAAAGTAAGGCCACGTTTCCATGTTTTGGGCTCTCAAGGTGTCCGCATTGATTGCTTGGTAAATCTTCCCAAATGGCCTAAGATACTTTGGCCTCTGCAATACCAAGTGAGCAGAATTTGACATTTGAACATGGGGAAAACTCTAGCTAACTAGCTATTCTATTCAGCAGAAACATATTCCTAAGATAACGTTTTTTTAGTGAAAACTGTATTTGATCACTAAGGATCTACAGGTATTTTATGCAATGTATAGAAACAGAAGTAAAGTAGAAACAAAGAATAGTAGGAAACCTGTGGTTGCAGTATGCTTGTGGAGGTGGTATAGAGAAGCTCCCATTTGCCGTTGAGGAGATCGGATTTGAGCGGCTCCTTCACCTGGTTCACTGCCTCCAATTGCTGAACGATCTGAAGAAACGAAAGCAGCCCGCGAGTAAGCTCTATGCTATGCATCAATGGATGCACGGACCATGACGAGAGAAAGAACAAAGCATAGCTATTCCACGTCCTCACCTGCTCGACGCGCTCCTTGTCCTCGGGCGTGGCCTCGGCGCCGCGTTCGAGCGGCGCGATGgcggtgaggagctcctccttgaGCCTCATCGCCTTCTCGGCGTCCTTCTCCCCTCTATTATTCCCCGTGAAGAACGACGGCAGGAAGGAGAAGGACGACACGCCCGCCCTCCACCTGCCGCCCTGGCGCCTGGCCGGTGCCGCGGCGAGCGCGATGCCCGGCCCTCTCCTTCGCGACGGCGCGGCAAGGTGGGAGCAGGCAGCGACGCTGGTGCCCGGGCCGGCTGGCGGCGCGAGAGGCGCGCCGGGCGCGCGCGGGAGAGAGAGCATGAGCGAGGCGGGCGCCATGGCACGGCGCGGAGGCGAGCGGGATTTTTGCGTGCGATTGCGGTGGGAGTCGCGGGGGCGCGACCGCAATTTCGCGAAGAAGGCAAGCGAAGGCGTCGCGTACTCGCGTGTTTTTTTGAGTGGTGGATAAaacgcgcggcgcgcggggtgAGGACTGGGGTTCTCCCCGCCGCGGCACCGCGATTGTTTATGGAACAGCACGGCACAAGAAACCTGTTCGTCCAGGTGTGTTCAGGggagtttgtttctttagcacctcccacattgaatgtttagatattaattaggagtattaaaactacaaaactaattacacggatggagactaatttgcgagacgaatctattaagtctaattagtttatgatttgacaatgtgatgctaatgatggattaattaggcttaatagattcgtctcgtgaattagcctccatctgtgtaattagttttataattagctcatgtttaatcctcctaattagcctccgaatattcgatgtgacataaattttagtcaggactaaagatccaaacataTTTTGAATAtgtttagagcaactccagctATAGCCCTCAAACCAATGCTCCCAAAGGTCAAATGTTGGTTCTCTCAATTTTTAAAGGATCACAAAAATATCTCAAACTCTAGCAATAGTCCCCATGGATAGAGGCTCCTGAGAGACCCAGGAATTGAGGGTGGATGGGGTATTTTGGAGGCCTCCCCAAAATGGGAAGCCCAGTAGAAAGCCTATTGAAGTGCATTTTTTGACTTGATCTTTTAAACTTGGGGTAGAGGTTATTTAAAGGGTTTGCTAGAGTTCTCTtactccatccatcctaaaAATAATACAATTTTGACTATGTGCCTCCACTAAGCTCGcctgctcccgctcctcctcgatGGAGTTTGGCTCCAGTCATTGGCCCTTGCCCATGGATGGCCCCATGGAGCTGCTTGCTCGTAGTATTCCACTATGCTGCACTGCACGGACTGACTGCTATTAGTCTTGGGGGTTGCCAAGAACTTGACCCAAGAAAGCAGCAGTCATATGTTTGCACCCCTATGTTTGTAGCCTTAACTTCTGCCAAGTACTGCAGGCTTTTCGGTcgcacatgcatgcatcagcTCCTTCATGGCTCCACCACCGTCCTTCGTTTCTCCGTGCtcggcgagagagagagagagagagagagagagagagagagaggagatgagGAGTGAGCAAGACTGCAAGAGCAACTGAGCATTCGGCCATTCGCCATCCGGTAGCAGTATTTGGCGAGGCCGATTGACCTCTAGCCGGCACTGCTGGGCAGTCACACACAACTTGAAGTCTAGTAGAGGACTAGTAGAAGTGACGAGTGAGGCGAGAGGAGGATGCAGAGCTACACGCTACTTTCTACCTGTGCGCCGAGAGCATCATGTCCAGGACTCCCTTCAAATGCTACTTTCTCattattcaaaaagaaaaggtactTTCTCAGCTAAAAGTTTTTAAAGAAATTTGAGCTAAACAAATGTCACAAAGTCCAGAGCTCCTTGATAAAACTACACCGGCGACTGGTCTAGAGACCCAAACAGGCAAGCTTTACAGTGTACGGGGAAGATGAGAGCAAATATACCATCGACACTCTGTTTCAAGCTTGTTTGAGCAGAACACTGGTTCTAGTAAAGAGTAATTCTAGGAACAAGTTGAACTCCTTGGTTCATAGATGAAGGGCTTCAAAGAGACACCAAAGCGGTAAATCATGAATGTGACAAAACAAGAATGAAACCTTTGTTTAGCATCGATCCATATAAGCTATTTCACAGTATAGAATTTGCAGCAGCTGATCATATCCCAATGATTCGTCTATGACACTCATCAAAGCTCAAAACGGAACACCCAGCAGTAGTGATGTTACACAAAAAGAACCAAACAGAACTTAAATACATGGTAATGCGACTTATTCCTCCTGGGAGGAAGATGACTTCTTCTTGGCAACTGAAGCCCTCTTTCCCTtgagtgtccggcagttgttcTTTGTCCTCTGGCCACGGACTGGGAGCCCCAGCTTGTGCCTGATGCCCTTGTAGCACCTAATCTCCTTCAACCTCTCAATCGCCACACGGTTGAACCGTTTCTGTAAAGCATGCAAAGAAAAGTGGGCCAGTGTTCAGTACTTTAAAGCTAAAGTGTCAGATATGATCAATGAAAGTAAAAAGGAAATATAAGTGTCTGCATAATGAACTTTAAGCTTCCAAACTCTCAAGGAATCATTGATCAGCTAGTTATGGTAATCATAGAAATTGCTAATCATCATACACTACTAAATCAAAGAACCGCGGAGTATTGAATTAGCAAAGCGATCAGGGACATTACAAGGTCTCCCTCAATCATGTACTTGCCGACCTCCTTACGGAGGGTGATGACCTCCTCCTCAGAGAGATCCTTGGTGATCTTGTTGTCGAAATTGAGGTCCAAAAGGATCTGACGAGAGCGTGACCGCCCAATGCCATGGATGTACTGCAGTGAGTATTCCACCCTCTTGTGGTTTGGGATCATATGCACGCAGCACGCACCTGCTGCGTTCCTCGTTCCTTGCTGCGTGTGTGTACACTGTAAAGGGGGACCTGTGCGGCTGTGCTGCGTAAACTGTAAAGCCTGCGGATCAAAAGCCGCTGCGACCACAGTAACAAAAGGAGGACGACTCGCATATACAGTTTTAGGAGACAAGCTATCTTGGGATTCCTGAACATGGCCGCAGAGTCCACTAAGCTCGcctgctccggctcctcctcgatGGAGTTTGGCTCCAGTCATTTGCCCTTGCCCATGGATGGCCCATGGAGCTGCTTGCTCGTAGTATTCCACTATGCTGCACTGCACTGACTGACTGCTATTAATCTTGGGGGTTGCCAAGAACTTGACCCAAGAAAGCAGCAGTCATATGTTCCCGGCCTTTCAGCCAAGGTCAGCTATGTGCCTATGTTCATACTAGAACAGGGCAAAAATTGTGGGTAACGTGTGGCCTCCTTACAAACGGATCCACGTTCCATGCGTGCACACGGACAACCTTAAACCCTAGACGTCATCTGCCGCGCGCCTCCTACGAATCCAAACCGAATCCACGGCTGCACATGTGctcctctctcacacacacttGACCCAAGGACGACCAGATTACCAGACTCCCACGATCTGCATCTCTCCATTGGATTGGACCACTAGCTGAGCTTGGACCCCTATGTTTGTAGCGTTAACTTCTGCCAAGTACTGCAGGCTTTTCGGTcgcacatgcatgcatcagcTCCTTCATGGCTCCACCACCGTCCTTCGTTTCTCCGTGCTCGGCGAGAGGAGATGAGGAGTGAGCAAGACTGCAAGAGCAACTGAGCATTCGGCCATTCGCCATCCGGTAGCAGTATTTGGCGAGGCCGATTGACCTCTAGCCGGCACTGCTGGGCAGTCACACACAACTTGAAGTCTAGTAGAGGACTAGTAGAAGTGACGAGTGAGCACCGAGAGCATCATGTCCAGGACTCCCTTCAAATGCTACTTTCTCattattcaaaaagaaaaggtactTTCTCAGCTAAAAGTTTTTCATGAAATTTGAGCTAAACAAATGTCACAAAGTCCAGAGCTCCTTAATAAAACTACACCGGCGACTGGTCTAGAGACCCAAACAGGCAAGCTTTACAGTGTACGGGAAGATGAGAGCAAATATACCATCGACAATCTGTTTCAAGCTTGTTTGAGCAGAACACTGGTTCTAGTAAAGAGTAATTCTAGGAACAAGTTGAACTCCTTGGTTCATAGATGAAGGGCTTCAAAGAGACACCAAAGCGGTAAATCATGAA is a genomic window containing:
- the LOC117840327 gene encoding histone-lysine N-methyltransferase ASHR1 isoform X1, with the protein product MASWAEQLQRELAGRGLAVASIPGKGRGLVASRTFFPGEVIISQEPYTSTPNKILVRSSCDHCFASSNLRKCSACRVTWYCSSDCQKEEWKLHQLECRVMAALTEDRKKMLTPTIRLMVRLVLKRKLQNEKAIPSSNIDNYYLVEALESHISKVDENQLVLYAQMANLVSLILPSLELDLKEIAHTFSKFACNAHTICDPELRPLGTGLYPVISIINHSCVPNAVLIFDGRTAYVRALQPIGKDEEVSISYIETAAVTKKRQNDLKQYFFTCTCPRCLKDSEEDAVLESYRCKNQACDGFLLPESGGRSYTCQKCSISRDEEEIKKMTREILLLSDKASSFVSLGRKIDTTEAGSIYEKIEQLEQNLYHAFSITLLHTRETLLKVHMELQNWQTALTYCRLTIPVYERVYPPSHPMIGLQFYTCGKLEWLLECTEDALKSLTRAADILGITHGTKSQFMKELFGKLEEARAEVSFKLSSSRGHDEQFS
- the LOC117840330 gene encoding probable plastid-lipid-associated protein 4, chloroplastic isoform X2; its protein translation is MAPASLMLSLPRAPGAPLAPPAGPGTSVAACSHLAAPSRRRGPGIALAAAPARRQGGRWRAGVSSFSFLPSFFTGNNRGEKDAEKAMRLKEELLTAIAPLERGAEATPEDKERVEQIVQQLEAVNQVKEPLKSDLLNGKWELLYTTSTSILQPQRPKYLRPFGKIYQAINADTLRAQNMETWPYFNQIPIKSPGSGKGELEITYLDEELRVSRGDKGNLFVLKMVDPAYRVPL
- the LOC117840327 gene encoding histone-lysine N-methyltransferase ASHR1 isoform X2, whose product is MASWAEQLQRELAGRGLAVASIPGKGRGLVASRTFFPGEVIISQEPYTSTPNKILVRSSCDHCFASSNLRKCSACRVTWYCSSDCQKEEWKLHQLECRVMAALTEDRKKMLTPTIRLMVRLVLKRKLQNEKAIPSSNIDNYYLVEALESHISKVDENQLVLYAQMANLVSLILPSLELDLKEIAHTFSKFACNAHTICDPELRPLGTGLYPVISIINHSCVPNAVLIFDGRTAYVRALQPIGKDEEVSISYIETAAVTKKRQNDLKQYFFTCTCPRCLKDSEEDAVLESYRCKNQACDGFLLPESGGRSYTCQKCSISRDEEEIKKMTREILLLSDKASSFVSLGNTTEAGSIYEKIEQLEQNLYHAFSITLLHTRETLLKVHMELQNWQTALTYCRLTIPVYERVYPPSHPMIGLQFYTCGKLEWLLECTEDALKSLTRAADILGITHGTKSQFMKELFGKLEEARAEVSFKLSSSRGHDEQFS
- the LOC140220109 gene encoding small ribosomal subunit protein uS13c-like; this translates as MIPNHKRVEYSLQYIHGIGRSRSRQILLDLNFDNKITKDLSEEEVITLRKEVGKYMIEGDLKRFNRVAIERLKEIRCYKGIRHKLGLPVRGQRTKNNCRTLKGKRASVAKKKSSSSQEE
- the LOC117840330 gene encoding probable plastid-lipid-associated protein 4, chloroplastic isoform X1 encodes the protein MAPASLMLSLPRAPGAPLAPPAGPGTSVAACSHLAAPSRRRGPGIALAAAPARRQGGRWRAGVSSFSFLPSFFTGNNRGEKDAEKAMRLKEELLTAIAPLERGAEATPEDKERVEQIVQQLEAVNQVKEPLKSDLLNGKWELLYTTSTSILQPQRPKYLRPFGKIYQAINADTLRAQNMETWPYFNQVTANLVPLNPRRVAVKFDYFKIFSLIPIKSPGSGKGELEITYLDEELRVSRGDKGNLFVLKMVDPAYRVPL
- the LOC117840327 gene encoding histone-lysine N-methyltransferase ASHR1 isoform X3, which produces MAALTEDRKKMLTPTIRLMVRLVLKRKLQNEKAIPSSNIDNYYLVEALESHISKVDENQLVLYAQMANLVSLILPSLELDLKEIAHTFSKFACNAHTICDPELRPLGTGLYPVISIINHSCVPNAVLIFDGRTAYVRALQPIGKDEEVSISYIETAAVTKKRQNDLKQYFFTCTCPRCLKDSEEDAVLESYRCKNQACDGFLLPESGGRSYTCQKCSISRDEEEIKKMTREILLLSDKASSFVSLGRKIDTTEAGSIYEKIEQLEQNLYHAFSITLLHTRETLLKVHMELQNWQTALTYCRLTIPVYERVYPPSHPMIGLQFYTCGKLEWLLECTEDALKSLTRAADILGITHGTKSQFMKELFGKLEEARAEVSFKLSSSRGHDEQFS